One Candidatus Dependentiae bacterium genomic window, ACGCAGCACCCAGTGGCATACCATATAACTGCATACCATAATTAATAATCATCAAGGCAACAACAGCTACTGCAATACGTAGCAAAAGATCCCCTGCTGCAACAAGTAAAACTACTAATCCCAAAATAATAAACAATAATCCAAGTGGTTTATTTTGACGAATATACATAGATATCCTTAAAAATTATAAATATATAATTTCAATATAAATGAGATGTGCTTTTTTGACAAATAACATCTAAGCCTTTTAATATATAAACCCCATATGATAGACCTATACAAATGACTATGACAATATCAAAAAATAAGGTTCATTATGTTTAAAAAATTATTTGATAAATTTAACTCATTTGCAGGCCGACACCAAGCACTTATTACTCTGACTATTATTTTCGCTTTAATATGCATTACATGGGGTATCGAGCATTTAATAGAAATGTACTTTGCCCAATTTGAAATATATGCCTACCTAGGAAGTATTTTTCTTGGATTATTTTTGTTATGGCTTACCAGGCATTTTATGTTGCATGTTTTATAGGAATATACCCGCTCATTCTTTTAAAAAACCTACATATATGCTATAATATAGACATACAATAACTTTTCATAATTACTTTCAATCCATTTTATGCAAAATCATAACAAAATTATGACTGGCATTGACGATGCCACAAAATGCCCTTGCATAGGTAGTATCTTTGTTGCCGGGGTTACTGCAGACAGTCAAACCATTGAAACATGGAAACAATTGGGTGTAACCGATAGCAAATTATTGACTGCCAAGAAAAGAACTAAACTTGCAAAAATCATCAAAAAAACAGCCCACGCCTTTTCCATTCATCACATGAATCCAGCTATGATTGATAATAAATGCTTTAATTTGAATGAATGGGAAATGTTAACCGTATTCAAAATTATACAGAATCTATACCGGCATACCAATCTTGGTGATGTGTATATAGATAACTGGGAAGTAAGCACCTTGCGTTTCAATCAACGCCTTCAAACCCTTACTCATATAGCATTACGCAGCAC contains:
- the rnhB gene encoding ribonuclease HII, which produces MQNHNKIMTGIDDATKCPCIGSIFVAGVTADSQTIETWKQLGVTDSKLLTAKKRTKLAKIIKKTAHAFSIHHMNPAMIDNKCFNLNEWEMLTVFKIIQNLYRHTNLGDVYIDNWEVSTLRFNQRLQTLTHIALRSTLTTHKIRINRKKILSTNLIPEHKADENHTIVGAASILAKVASDAQYKRLAKKYGNFGSGSPADPQTRLYVWQHRHNPPPIIRTSWNTYKTLSQLDAIEYDPIYARVKNKPHTK